A genomic stretch from Kovacikia minuta CCNUW1 includes:
- a CDS encoding helicase-related protein, whose protein sequence is MVRLEDLVRGTTVKGILPNHHVVIVDVTQHSDDVIELVYKDASGNLGNELVLRDREPDLELVTTGQPWSFDGDGAMLRLVSEAHRIRLAHLFDPLLAVHTSLVEPLPHQITAVYGEMIPRQPLRFLLADDPGAGKTIMAGLLMRELLIRGDLHRCLVVCPGSLAAQWQDELFQKFHLPFEILTNDRIEAARTGNAFTEIPLLIVRLDKLSRNDDLQAKLAQTDWDLVICDEAHKMSASFFGGEVKETKRYKLGKLLGDVTRHLLLMTATPHNGKEEDFQLFMALLDSDRFEGRFRGGTNTTDTSDLMRRLVKEDLLKFDGKPLFPERKAYTVGYRLSDLEQQLYHKVTEYVREEFNRADALENNGRKGTVGFALTILQRRLASSPEAIYQSIHRRRERLQKRLQEEEALKRGLGAQLDFGRTIDPEDWEDDFDDVPEDERESTEEEVVDQATAARTVAELQAEIEQLNQIEQLALKVKRSGKDKKWEELSNLLQNEAELFDAHGHRRKLVLFTEHRDTLNYLADLIRTLIGRSEAVVMIHGGMGREQRKKAEESFKQDVTVQVLLATDAAGEGINLQRAHLMVNYDLPWNPNRLEQRFGRIHRIGQTEVCHLWNLVAEETREGEVYLTLLRKLDLEQKALGGKVFDVLGKAIAGKDLRDLLIEAIRYGDRHDVRAKLDQMVSRLDQDKLLELLEERALARDTMDASRVQRIREDMERAEARRLQPHFIAAFFLEAFSNLGGTAKQREPKRYEITHVPAMIRSQDRQIGVREPILRSYERICFEKGLINVPGKPPAAFVCPGHPLLEAVTEITLDRHRDLLKQGAVLVDENDFGEQVRALVYLEHSIQDASTDSSGKRRVVSRRMQYVEIDAEGNTQNAGYAPYLNYRPLREEEKPFIAPVLEQDWLRKNLEPQATKYAIAHLMPEHLREVKQRKEELVAKTMKAVKERLTKEIYYWDQQAEQLKQQEAAGKTNAKINSAKARTRADELESRLQRRLTELEQERKLSPLPPVVVGGALVIPIGFLQRVQGKRQSEADLFARETKRVEMLAMQAVMAAEQALGHEPRDVSREKCGYDIESRVPGTGEQPSRVRFIEVKGRIKGAETVTVTKNEILTALNKPENFVLALVQVPSADFPEGDAFKVSTTKGSYNVGDNGCVVRYVVNPFQKEPDFKADSVNYNWKELWSQGRNPE, encoded by the coding sequence ATGGTTCGGCTTGAGGATTTGGTTCGCGGCACCACCGTTAAAGGGATTCTGCCGAATCACCATGTTGTCATCGTAGATGTAACCCAGCACAGCGATGATGTGATCGAACTGGTCTACAAAGATGCCAGTGGCAATCTGGGGAATGAACTGGTTCTGCGCGATCGCGAACCCGACTTAGAGCTTGTCACCACCGGGCAACCCTGGAGCTTTGATGGTGATGGAGCTATGTTGCGGCTCGTGTCAGAGGCACATCGGATTCGGCTGGCGCACCTTTTTGATCCACTACTGGCAGTTCATACCTCGCTGGTGGAACCGCTGCCCCACCAGATCACGGCAGTCTATGGGGAGATGATTCCCCGGCAGCCTCTACGGTTCTTGCTGGCAGATGACCCTGGAGCCGGAAAGACGATCATGGCAGGGTTGTTGATGCGGGAGTTGCTGATTCGAGGGGATTTACACCGTTGCCTGGTAGTCTGCCCTGGTAGTTTGGCGGCTCAATGGCAGGATGAACTATTTCAGAAATTCCATTTGCCGTTTGAGATTCTGACGAACGATCGCATTGAAGCGGCTCGAACCGGGAATGCCTTTACTGAAATACCCCTGCTGATCGTGCGTCTGGACAAGCTGAGCCGAAATGACGATTTGCAGGCGAAGCTGGCACAGACCGATTGGGATTTAGTAATCTGCGACGAGGCGCATAAAATGTCCGCCTCTTTTTTTGGGGGTGAAGTTAAGGAAACGAAGCGGTACAAGCTGGGTAAGCTGCTGGGAGATGTTACCCGTCACCTGTTGTTGATGACGGCAACACCCCACAACGGGAAAGAGGAAGACTTTCAACTCTTCATGGCGTTGCTGGATAGCGATCGCTTTGAGGGCAGATTCCGGGGTGGCACCAACACAACCGATACTTCTGACCTGATGCGACGGTTGGTGAAGGAAGACTTGCTCAAGTTTGATGGCAAGCCCCTTTTCCCAGAACGCAAAGCTTACACGGTTGGCTACCGCCTGTCAGACCTGGAGCAGCAGCTTTACCACAAGGTTACGGAATACGTGCGGGAAGAGTTCAATCGGGCGGATGCGCTGGAAAATAATGGGCGCAAGGGGACGGTTGGTTTTGCGTTGACCATTTTGCAGCGGCGGTTGGCATCTTCTCCAGAAGCCATCTATCAGTCGATCCATCGTCGGCGGGAACGGTTGCAGAAACGGCTTCAGGAAGAAGAGGCGCTGAAGCGGGGATTGGGCGCTCAATTGGATTTTGGACGAACGATCGACCCGGAGGACTGGGAAGACGACTTTGATGACGTGCCAGAGGATGAGCGGGAGTCCACTGAAGAAGAAGTAGTGGACCAGGCGACGGCAGCGCGGACGGTAGCTGAACTGCAAGCTGAAATTGAGCAACTAAACCAGATTGAGCAGTTGGCGCTGAAGGTGAAGCGCAGTGGTAAGGATAAGAAGTGGGAGGAACTCTCTAATCTGTTGCAAAATGAGGCGGAATTGTTTGACGCGCACGGGCATCGCCGCAAGCTGGTTCTTTTTACTGAACACCGCGATACCCTCAACTACCTTGCCGATCTCATCCGTACTTTAATCGGTCGCTCGGAAGCAGTCGTCATGATTCATGGTGGCATGGGGCGCGAGCAGCGCAAGAAGGCAGAGGAGTCTTTCAAGCAAGATGTGACGGTTCAGGTGCTACTGGCAACGGACGCGGCTGGGGAAGGGATTAACCTGCAACGGGCGCATCTGATGGTCAACTATGATTTGCCCTGGAACCCCAATCGGCTAGAGCAACGGTTTGGACGGATTCACCGGATTGGGCAAACGGAGGTCTGTCATCTCTGGAACCTGGTGGCAGAGGAAACCCGTGAGGGTGAGGTTTACCTGACGCTGCTGCGTAAGCTGGATCTGGAACAGAAGGCATTGGGTGGTAAAGTCTTTGATGTGTTGGGTAAGGCGATTGCCGGGAAAGACCTTCGTGACCTTTTGATTGAAGCGATTCGGTATGGCGATCGCCATGATGTTCGTGCCAAGTTGGATCAAATGGTTTCCCGTTTAGATCAGGATAAGTTGCTGGAATTATTGGAAGAACGGGCACTGGCGCGAGACACGATGGATGCTTCCAGAGTGCAGCGGATTCGAGAAGACATGGAAAGGGCAGAGGCGCGGCGGCTCCAGCCCCACTTTATTGCGGCTTTCTTCCTGGAGGCGTTTTCAAATCTGGGTGGAACTGCCAAGCAGCGGGAACCCAAGCGATATGAGATTACCCATGTTCCGGCGATGATTCGTAGTCAAGATCGGCAGATTGGGGTGAGGGAACCGATTCTGCGGAGTTATGAGCGCATCTGTTTTGAGAAGGGGCTGATCAATGTTCCTGGTAAACCACCCGCAGCCTTTGTCTGTCCAGGGCATCCCCTGCTGGAAGCGGTTACGGAAATTACATTGGATCGGCATCGAGACTTGCTGAAGCAGGGAGCGGTGCTGGTGGATGAGAACGATTTTGGTGAGCAGGTTCGGGCGCTGGTTTACCTGGAGCATTCGATTCAGGATGCCAGTACCGATAGCAGCGGTAAGCGGCGGGTAGTGTCGCGGCGGATGCAGTATGTGGAAATTGATGCAGAGGGCAATACTCAGAATGCTGGGTATGCGCCCTACCTCAACTACCGTCCGTTGCGGGAAGAGGAAAAGCCGTTCATTGCCCCAGTGTTGGAGCAAGACTGGCTGAGAAAAAATCTGGAACCCCAGGCAACGAAATATGCGATCGCCCACCTGATGCCAGAGCATCTGCGGGAGGTGAAGCAGCGCAAAGAGGAGCTGGTTGCTAAGACGATGAAGGCAGTCAAGGAGCGGCTGACCAAAGAGATTTATTACTGGGATCAGCAGGCAGAGCAACTGAAGCAGCAGGAAGCGGCGGGTAAGACCAACGCCAAGATTAACTCGGCAAAAGCCAGAACCAGAGCCGATGAATTGGAATCTCGCCTTCAGCGACGGTTGACGGAATTGGAGCAGGAACGGAAGCTGTCTCCCTTGCCTCCGGTGGTGGTGGGTGGAGCGTTGGTCATCCCGATCGGATTTTTGCAACGGGTGCAGGGTAAGCGACAGTCCGAGGCTGATTTGTTCGCCAGGGAGACGAAGCGGGTTGAGATGCTGGCAATGCAAGCGGTGATGGCAGCAGAGCAGGCGTTGGGGCATGAACCGCGAGATGTGAGCCGGGAGAAGTGTGGCTATGACATTGAATCTCGTGTGCCAGGGACGGGGGAGCAGCCGAGTCGAGTCCGGTTTATTGAGGTGAAGGGACGGATCAAGGGAGCAGAGACGGTTACAGTCACCAAAAACGAAATTTTGACGGCATTGAATAAGCCAGAAAACTTTGTGCTGGCGTTGGTGCAGGTGCCATCGGCGGATTTTCCTGAAGGGGATGCGTTTAAGGTTTCGACTACGAAGGGGAGTTACAACGTGGGGGATAACGGTTGTGTAGTGCGGTATGTGGTCAACCCGTTCCAGAAGGAGCCAGACTTTAAGGCAGACAGCGTGAACTATAACTGGAAGGAGTTATGGAGTCAGGGGAGGAATCCAGAATGA
- a CDS encoding SUMF1/EgtB/PvdO family nonheme iron enzyme, with product MKRKLIPVRVGECRPEGVLRTIVYVDLVGVAEEEAARLVLDALKERAKPAQKPGFPGAVTPREERVEPEAVAFPGKEPIGETPAKPVAPTLEFEVVTLEVKRSGGIIGLAQKVELLTHRHPGKAEYRVEDLGNGFSLELMAIPGGTFQMGTPDTEEGRSNDEGPLHRITVKPFLMSKYSIIQAHWQMVAALPKVNQDLNPDPSHFKGVNHPVEQVSWHDAVEFCDRLSRKTGRKYRLPSEAEWEYACRAGTTTPFHFGETITTDLANYRGTDREYEGKTLPGFYGSGPKGECREQTTEVGSFPPNMFGLYDMHGNVWEWCLDHWHDTYEEAPADGSAWVTGGDSNQRLLRGGSWLNNPWDCRSAVRNGYGLNFRYYDIGFRVVCASTWTL from the coding sequence TTGAAGCGCAAGCTGATTCCGGTAAGGGTAGGAGAATGCCGTCCTGAAGGGGTGTTACGGACCATTGTGTATGTGGATCTGGTGGGCGTAGCGGAGGAGGAGGCTGCCCGATTGGTGTTAGATGCCCTCAAGGAACGGGCAAAGCCAGCACAGAAACCGGGATTTCCAGGGGCGGTGACTCCAAGAGAAGAGAGGGTGGAACCGGAAGCTGTAGCGTTTCCAGGGAAAGAGCCAATAGGCGAAACACCAGCAAAGCCAGTCGCTCCGACCCTTGAGTTTGAAGTAGTGACGCTAGAAGTCAAGCGATCGGGTGGAATCATAGGACTGGCGCAGAAGGTAGAACTGCTAACCCATCGCCATCCAGGGAAAGCAGAGTATCGAGTTGAAGATTTAGGGAATGGATTCAGCCTGGAGCTAATGGCGATTCCGGGCGGTACCTTTCAGATGGGGACACCAGATACAGAAGAAGGACGCTCAAACGACGAAGGTCCACTCCATCGAATCACCGTCAAGCCCTTTTTGATGAGTAAGTATTCGATTATTCAAGCTCATTGGCAAATGGTGGCAGCTTTACCAAAGGTCAATCAAGACCTCAATCCAGACCCCTCCCACTTCAAAGGAGTGAACCATCCGGTCGAGCAAGTTTCCTGGCACGATGCCGTCGAGTTTTGCGATCGCTTATCCCGCAAAACGGGGCGTAAGTATCGCTTGCCCAGTGAAGCGGAGTGGGAGTATGCCTGCCGAGCCGGAACCACAACACCCTTTCACTTTGGTGAAACGATCACAACCGATCTGGCGAATTATCGGGGAACAGACAGGGAATATGAGGGCAAAACCTTACCTGGCTTCTACGGATCTGGACCGAAAGGAGAATGCCGGGAACAAACTACTGAAGTAGGTAGTTTTCCACCGAACATGTTTGGTTTATACGACATGCATGGCAATGTCTGGGAATGGTGCCTAGACCATTGGCATGACACTTATGAGGAAGCGCCAGCCGATGGCAGTGCTTGGGTAACAGGAGGAGATTCAAATCAGCGGTTGCTACGCGGCGGCTCGTGGCTCAACAATCCCTGGGATTGCCGTTCTGCTGTTCGCAACGGTTACGGCCTGAACTTCAGGTACTACGACATCGGTTTTCGTGTTGTCTGCGCCTCCACATGGACTCTGTAA
- a CDS encoding DNA/RNA helicase domain-containing protein gives MTMCAYSATISTFLDDVRQARIHAAMQEGARRAGFGFGQREQYSWIANTPHIVRLTQSLSPSTVIAFELLDPVVQRRNRADVVLFGIDNSGMQRLILLELKQWSTFEVVQNSEHHVLANIYGSTVSETIHPSLQASLFVDRLKFWVNSCYSENTSAIDCKAYAVLFNMSEPFISQIRNDPYAWTQQKAPVIGASEIDMFATSINQDLKRGNGEVVYKKFVNSDIRPSRKFIEFATQVINGREIFPLIPEQYQVYEGIRKSLVNAAQDASKTVIIVSGNPGSGKTAIALQAMSSILQENLRPTYVVKSAAMKTSVQKGLGEHLKPLISYNDRFGYLEPNSCDVVLVDEAHRIDGIASMDWSSGNRRQKTREELAASLPIVQEIIRAAKVSVFFIDERQIIQPGEANRIQDIQLAAAKENAVVVNYHLEAQHRLAGSLEFIDWVNTLLESPTPNLRTVGYLGNFHFELINDPAELVAIHEDWEKQLPNQSRLLTGWCWNWSQKSQDDGSLPKEVSIPGFIDYPWEAPKIGKPGRLAPGISRGEFWATDPSGAQSFGSVYTAQGFDIPTVCLLWPRDLLWRDGRWVGNPMRKKTKSRERGGHPHYDNVDPKLSKLDDTAIVPYLLNVYRILMTRATKRLYVSFLDLETRNLVQSLLPSEISISP, from the coding sequence ATGACGATGTGTGCCTACTCAGCAACTATCAGTACCTTTCTTGATGATGTAAGGCAAGCTCGAATTCATGCTGCGATGCAAGAAGGAGCTAGGAGAGCAGGGTTTGGTTTTGGACAAAGAGAGCAATACTCTTGGATTGCAAATACACCTCATATCGTTCGTCTCACTCAAAGCCTTTCACCGAGTACTGTTATAGCTTTTGAACTCCTTGATCCCGTTGTTCAACGCCGTAATCGTGCAGATGTTGTGCTGTTTGGGATAGATAACTCTGGGATGCAACGTCTTATATTGCTCGAATTAAAACAATGGAGCACATTTGAAGTAGTTCAGAATTCAGAGCATCATGTACTGGCTAATATTTATGGATCTACTGTTAGCGAAACTATACATCCCTCACTTCAAGCGTCTTTGTTCGTTGATCGTCTTAAATTTTGGGTAAACAGCTGCTACAGCGAAAACACTAGTGCAATAGATTGTAAAGCATACGCTGTTCTATTCAATATGTCTGAACCATTTATCAGCCAAATCAGAAATGACCCCTATGCTTGGACACAACAAAAAGCACCTGTTATAGGTGCAAGTGAAATTGATATGTTTGCTACCTCTATTAATCAAGACCTAAAACGAGGAAATGGCGAAGTAGTATATAAAAAATTTGTAAATAGTGATATTAGACCAAGTAGAAAATTTATTGAGTTTGCAACCCAAGTAATCAATGGGCGTGAAATTTTTCCACTAATTCCGGAGCAGTATCAAGTTTATGAGGGAATCCGTAAATCATTAGTTAATGCTGCTCAGGATGCTTCAAAGACAGTCATAATTGTCTCCGGAAATCCTGGTTCTGGAAAAACTGCCATTGCACTTCAGGCTATGTCATCAATTTTGCAGGAGAATCTACGACCTACCTATGTGGTTAAGTCTGCTGCAATGAAGACATCTGTTCAAAAAGGTTTGGGTGAACATCTTAAACCACTAATTTCATATAACGATAGATTTGGTTATCTCGAACCAAATTCGTGTGATGTAGTTTTGGTTGATGAAGCTCATCGAATAGATGGCATTGCATCAATGGATTGGTCATCAGGAAATCGGAGACAAAAAACGCGAGAGGAACTCGCTGCTTCTCTTCCTATTGTTCAAGAAATAATTAGAGCAGCAAAAGTAAGTGTATTCTTTATAGACGAAAGACAGATTATTCAACCTGGTGAGGCAAATCGTATTCAAGACATTCAACTAGCAGCAGCAAAAGAAAATGCTGTAGTTGTAAATTACCACCTGGAGGCTCAGCATCGTTTAGCAGGATCGCTAGAATTCATTGATTGGGTTAATACTCTATTAGAGTCTCCAACTCCAAATCTTAGGACAGTAGGGTATCTTGGAAACTTTCACTTTGAATTAATTAATGATCCCGCTGAGTTAGTTGCAATTCATGAGGATTGGGAGAAACAACTACCAAATCAATCTCGATTATTAACAGGCTGGTGCTGGAACTGGTCACAGAAGTCACAGGATGATGGTTCCTTACCAAAAGAAGTCTCTATTCCTGGTTTCATTGATTATCCCTGGGAAGCTCCCAAAATAGGTAAGCCTGGGCGACTTGCACCAGGAATTTCAAGAGGTGAATTTTGGGCAACAGATCCTTCGGGAGCGCAAAGCTTTGGATCAGTTTATACAGCCCAAGGATTTGATATCCCTACTGTTTGTTTACTTTGGCCGCGAGACCTATTGTGGCGGGATGGTCGGTGGGTAGGTAATCCAATGAGGAAGAAAACTAAATCTCGTGAACGCGGAGGACATCCTCACTATGACAATGTAGATCCCAAGCTATCGAAGCTTGATGATACTGCGATTGTTCCATATCTGCTCAATGTTTATCGAATACTGATGACTAGAGCAACAAAGCGTTTATATGTATCTTTTCTTGATTTAGAAACAAGAAATTTGGTTCAGAGCTTGCTTCCTAGCGAGATTTCTATAAGCCCCTAA
- a CDS encoding Uma2 family endonuclease — protein sequence MLLELRRINVPPGQRVILQDITWQEFETILDELGDHRGSRLAYDNGLLEIMMPLPEHEDDKEIIGDLIKALLEELDIEFRSLGSTTFKKPTAQGLEPDQCFYIQNEATIRGKKRIDLSVDPPPDLAIEVDVTSRTHPSIYEALQVPELWRFDQGNLQINVLNFGKYQEVLESPNFPGLALKQMIPHYLRESKTLGRNKVLKAFRQWVREQIQ from the coding sequence ATGCTACTAGAGTTACGGCGAATCAATGTACCACCGGGGCAGCGAGTCATTTTGCAGGATATCACCTGGCAAGAATTTGAAACCATCCTGGATGAATTGGGAGACCATCGCGGGTCTCGATTGGCGTATGACAATGGGCTGCTGGAGATTATGATGCCGCTACCGGAGCATGAGGATGATAAGGAAATTATTGGGGATTTGATCAAGGCGTTGTTAGAAGAGTTAGATATTGAGTTTCGTAGTTTGGGTTCAACAACCTTCAAAAAGCCTACGGCTCAAGGATTAGAGCCTGATCAGTGTTTTTATATTCAAAATGAAGCGACGATTCGCGGCAAGAAGCGAATTGATTTAAGTGTCGATCCGCCGCCTGATTTGGCGATCGAGGTTGATGTCACCTCTCGAACTCATCCCAGTATCTATGAGGCATTGCAGGTGCCGGAACTCTGGCGATTTGATCAGGGGAATCTGCAAATCAATGTGTTGAATTTTGGGAAATACCAGGAAGTGTTAGAAAGCCCCAATTTCCCAGGTTTAGCTCTGAAGCAAATGATTCCTCATTACTTAAGGGAGAGCAAAACTTTGGGCAGAAATAAGGTACTCAAGGCGTTTCGCCAATGGGTACGAGAGCAAATCCAGTAG
- a CDS encoding type II toxin-antitoxin system VapC family toxin, whose translation MNKIFVDTSAFAALADSSDDNHTGATEFNRTVKGISLITSNYVLDELYTLLLINTDYSKTVQFKTQLDFLIAQKLLKIVWISEELEAQTWQVFEKFNKDKQWSFTDCSSYVVMKEQGITEVFTFDHHFSQMGFTRLPVT comes from the coding sequence ATGAATAAGATCTTCGTAGACACCAGTGCTTTTGCTGCCTTAGCCGACAGTAGCGACGATAACCATACTGGTGCAACAGAATTCAATCGGACAGTGAAAGGTATATCACTCATCACTTCCAATTATGTATTGGATGAGCTTTATACCTTGCTCCTGATCAATACCGATTATTCCAAAACTGTGCAATTTAAGACCCAACTAGATTTTTTAATAGCTCAAAAACTTTTAAAGATCGTATGGATTTCTGAAGAACTTGAAGCACAAACCTGGCAAGTTTTTGAAAAATTCAATAAAGATAAGCAATGGTCTTTTACAGATTGTTCGTCTTACGTTGTCATGAAAGAACAGGGCATCACTGAAGTATTTACCTTTGACCACCACTTTTCGCAAATGGGCTTTACCCGTTTACCAGTTACCTAA
- the istA gene encoding IS21 family transposase has product MPSPPTCPQNSPPATCAATPDWGSPSDTQAEAAYVAQFSERSGQRIESGDYQPNRGKVRAWRTSADPLAEVWESELEPMLRAQPKLKPMTLFEYLQTKYPGKYPQVLRTLQRRVATWKALHGSAPEVMFELRHEPGRLGFSDFTELKGIEITLNGQPFEHLIYHYRLGYSGWQYAQIIQGGESFIALSEGLQNALFACGGAPKQHRTDSLSAAYRNLGGVRNKPLTRLYDDLCHHYRMQPTRNNTSIAHENGSIESPHGHLKNRIEQALLLRGSYEFSSIAEYQALINQAVDRLNAQHTEKIEAEKAYLQPLPQGRVADYEILTARVSCHSTIDVRCVLYTVPARLIGRQLELHLYHDRIVGYLHRQQVVELPRIRTSGTGKRRARCINYRHVAEGLRRKPRAFLYCTWQQDLLPNEQWQHLWQQMKTQFDLDTAAVLMVESLYIAAADDKESQVAEY; this is encoded by the coding sequence ATCCCCTCCCCTCCTACCTGCCCCCAAAACTCGCCACCCGCAACATGTGCAGCGACACCCGATTGGGGGAGTCCATCTGATACTCAAGCCGAAGCGGCTTATGTTGCCCAATTTTCAGAACGCAGTGGACAACGCATTGAATCTGGGGACTACCAACCAAACCGGGGAAAGGTGCGAGCGTGGCGAACGAGTGCCGACCCGTTAGCGGAGGTGTGGGAAAGTGAACTAGAGCCAATGCTGCGAGCGCAACCAAAGCTCAAACCGATGACACTGTTCGAATATCTGCAAACAAAATACCCTGGCAAGTACCCGCAGGTGCTGCGAACCCTACAGCGACGAGTGGCAACATGGAAAGCGCTGCATGGGTCAGCCCCAGAAGTGATGTTTGAGTTGCGGCATGAACCAGGGAGGCTGGGATTTTCCGACTTCACCGAGTTAAAGGGGATTGAGATCACCCTCAATGGTCAGCCGTTTGAGCATTTAATCTATCACTATCGTCTGGGATACAGTGGCTGGCAATATGCCCAAATTATCCAAGGTGGGGAGAGTTTCATTGCGCTCTCCGAAGGCTTACAAAATGCTCTGTTTGCCTGTGGAGGTGCGCCAAAGCAGCACCGTACCGATAGTTTGAGTGCCGCCTATCGAAACCTGGGGGGTGTTCGGAACAAACCCTTAACGCGGTTGTATGACGATCTGTGCCACCACTATCGGATGCAACCGACGCGAAACAACACCAGCATTGCCCATGAGAATGGGTCGATTGAGTCTCCCCATGGACACTTGAAGAATCGCATTGAGCAAGCCTTGCTGCTGCGCGGGAGTTATGAGTTCAGCAGCATTGCCGAGTATCAAGCCTTGATTAACCAGGCGGTCGATAGACTTAACGCCCAGCACACCGAGAAGATTGAGGCTGAAAAAGCCTATTTGCAACCCTTGCCCCAAGGACGGGTCGCCGATTACGAAATCCTCACCGCCCGTGTGAGTTGCCACAGCACGATTGATGTGCGCTGTGTGTTGTATACCGTGCCTGCCCGACTGATTGGACGGCAACTTGAACTCCATCTATATCATGACCGGATTGTCGGGTATTTACATCGCCAGCAGGTGGTGGAGTTGCCTCGCATTCGAACCAGTGGCACAGGCAAACGACGTGCTCGGTGTATCAACTACCGACATGTGGCTGAAGGACTCAGGCGCAAGCCCCGAGCATTCTTGTACTGCACCTGGCAACAGGACTTACTGCCCAATGAGCAATGGCAACACCTGTGGCAACAGATGAAAACGCAGTTTGACCTCGATACCGCCGCTGTCCTGATGGTTGAAAGCTTGTATATTGCGGCTGCCGATGACAAAGAATCTCAGGTTGCCGAATACTGA
- a CDS encoding Swt1 family HEPN domain-containing protein: MSISNHERVGRALNLLKEGLYPYIEREMKAVYKDKWLLATVPHIDPDNTLRRKPEDILKEDVMAQLKLMPSVTIWMRHLTTFKLLSSSGELLW, from the coding sequence ATGTCTATCAGCAACCATGAACGAGTTGGTCGAGCCTTGAATCTCCTCAAAGAGGGCTTATATCCCTATATTGAGCGCGAGATGAAAGCGGTCTACAAAGATAAATGGTTGCTGGCAACTGTCCCCCATATTGATCCAGACAACACCCTCCGTCGCAAGCCTGAAGACATTCTCAAAGAAGATGTCATGGCTCAACTCAAGCTGATGCCCTCTGTGACAATATGGATGAGACACCTGACCACTTTCAAATTACTGTCTAGTTCAGGTGAACTTCTATGGTGA
- the istB gene encoding IS21-like element helper ATPase IstB, which translates to MTNSCPPPPQPSPYQSLSLHLKQLHLSHMLVHWETLEAQAMQESWSYAQFLLALCELEAQRRWSARLQRALSQAQLPNAKTLSNFDFSWCPKFNPAPLMQLADDSTWLTRAENLLLFGSSGVGKTHLAAGVARRMVEFGKRVKFCSAIALVQHLQHSKLQLQLQSTLKKLDRFDLLVLDDLGYVKKSEAETSVLFELIAHRYERKSLLITANQPFSQWDAIFSDSMMTVAAVDRLVHHALIVEIQADSYRKQAAVAKSVDSNKPAANPQ; encoded by the coding sequence ATGACCAACTCCTGTCCCCCACCGCCCCAACCCAGCCCTTACCAAAGCCTAAGTCTACACCTCAAGCAATTGCACCTCTCCCACATGCTGGTTCATTGGGAAACCCTCGAGGCTCAGGCGATGCAGGAGAGTTGGTCCTACGCGCAGTTCTTGCTGGCTCTTTGCGAATTGGAGGCTCAGCGTCGCTGGAGTGCTCGCCTGCAAAGAGCCTTAAGCCAAGCCCAACTGCCAAACGCAAAAACCCTTTCCAACTTTGACTTTTCCTGGTGTCCAAAATTCAATCCTGCCCCCTTAATGCAACTGGCAGACGATTCTACCTGGCTCACACGGGCGGAGAATCTGTTGCTCTTTGGCAGCAGTGGCGTGGGAAAAACGCATTTGGCTGCAGGTGTAGCTCGTCGCATGGTGGAGTTTGGTAAACGCGTCAAGTTCTGCTCCGCCATCGCCCTGGTGCAACATCTGCAGCACTCAAAACTGCAATTGCAACTGCAATCCACCCTCAAAAAGCTCGACCGCTTTGACTTGCTAGTACTCGATGACCTGGGCTATGTCAAAAAGTCAGAAGCCGAAACCTCCGTTCTATTTGAACTCATTGCCCATCGGTATGAGCGTAAGAGCTTACTGATTACGGCTAATCAACCCTTCAGTCAGTGGGATGCCATCTTTTCCGATTCCATGATGACCGTTGCAGCCGTAGACCGATTAGTTCATCATGCCCTCATTGTCGAGATTCAAGCCGATAGTTATCGTAAGCAAGCAGCGGTGGCCAAGTCAGTAGATTCCAACAAACCAGCAGCAAATCCTCAATAA